The proteins below come from a single Microbacterium sp. SLBN-154 genomic window:
- the infC gene encoding translation initiation factor IF-3, producing MPTATEEEFRISDPRTNERIRVPEVRLVGPNGEQVGVVRIEVAQRLAQEADLDLVEVAPNSKPPVVKIMDYGKFKYENAQKAKEARRNQANTVLKEVRFRLKIEAHDYQTKLKRAEGFLKAGDKVKAMILFRGREQSRPEQGVRLLRKFAEDVAEFGTVESNPTIDGRNMTMVVAPHKNKSEAKAEQNAQRAANKEAARAPRSDAEAPAE from the coding sequence ATGCCAACCGCCACCGAAGAGGAGTTCCGCATCAGCGATCCCCGCACCAATGAGCGCATCCGCGTTCCCGAGGTCCGACTCGTCGGCCCCAACGGCGAACAGGTCGGCGTCGTCCGCATCGAGGTTGCGCAGCGTCTGGCTCAGGAGGCCGATCTCGATCTGGTCGAGGTCGCCCCCAACTCCAAGCCCCCCGTGGTCAAGATCATGGACTACGGGAAGTTCAAGTACGAGAACGCGCAGAAGGCCAAAGAGGCCCGTCGCAATCAGGCCAACACCGTCCTCAAAGAGGTGCGGTTCCGCCTGAAGATCGAGGCTCACGACTACCAGACCAAGCTCAAGCGCGCCGAAGGCTTCCTGAAGGCCGGAGACAAGGTCAAGGCCATGATCCTGTTCCGCGGCCGGGAGCAGTCCCGCCCTGAGCAGGGCGTGCGTCTGCTGCGCAAATTCGCCGAGGATGTCGCGGAGTTCGGGACCGTCGAGTCCAACCCCACGATCGACGGACGCAACATGACCATGGTGGTCGCACCGCACAAGAACAAGTCCGAGGCCAAGGCCGAGCAGAACGCGCAGCGCGCCGCCAACAAGGAAGCCGCCCGCGCACCGCGCAGCGACGCCGAGGCACCGGCCGAATAA
- the rpmI gene encoding 50S ribosomal protein L35 — translation MPKQKTHSGAKKRFKITGTGKLMKQQANLRHNFEGKPTKRTRRLSQDQVLAPGDAKVAKKLLGR, via the coding sequence ATGCCGAAGCAGAAGACCCATTCGGGTGCCAAGAAGCGCTTCAAGATCACCGGCACCGGCAAGCTCATGAAGCAGCAGGCGAACCTGCGCCACAACTTCGAGGGGAAGCCCACCAAGCGCACCCGTCGCCTCTCGCAGGACCAGGTCCTCGCCCCGGGCGACGCCAAGGTCGCCAAGAAGCTGCTCGGTCGCTGA
- the rplT gene encoding 50S ribosomal protein L20 yields MARVKRAVNAQKKRRVILERASGYRGQRSRLYRKAKEQVTHSLVYAYRDRRKRKGDFRRLWIQRINAAARQNGITYNRFIQGLGLAGVQVDRRMLAELAVNEPAVFASLVATAKQALPENVNAPKSA; encoded by the coding sequence ATGGCCAGAGTAAAGCGGGCTGTCAACGCCCAGAAGAAGCGTCGCGTCATCCTCGAGCGCGCGTCCGGTTACCGCGGACAGCGTTCGCGGCTGTACCGCAAGGCGAAGGAGCAGGTCACCCACTCGCTCGTCTACGCCTACCGCGACCGCCGTAAGCGCAAGGGCGACTTCCGCCGCCTGTGGATCCAGCGCATCAACGCCGCTGCCCGTCAGAACGGCATCACCTACAATCGGTTCATCCAGGGCCTTGGCCTTGCGGGCGTGCAGGTCGACCGCCGCATGCTCGCCGAGCTGGCGGTGAACGAGCCGGCCGTCTTCGCCTCGCTCGTCGCGACGGCCAAGCAGGCTCTGCCCGAGAACGTCAACGCTCCCAAGAGCGCCTGA
- a CDS encoding TrmH family RNA methyltransferase — MLENPRSPRVRAVAKLTKRSARQETGLFLLEGPQAAREVLAYRPDTVVDLYATPTALEKHAEIRDAAREAGIEVSFASEAVLDAMADTVTPQGIVAVARQTPTSVRDVFAAGPRLLAICEEVRDPGNLGTIIRAADAVGADAVILTGRTVDPYNPKVVRASTGSLFHLPVAVGVDLVSTVERARAAGVRVVAADVGGEDFLAHRPSLAEPTAWLFGNEARGLEPDALALADLSLRLPIYGAAESLNLATAASVCLYETAFAQRAVLAQG; from the coding sequence GTGCTGGAGAATCCGCGGTCGCCGCGCGTGCGCGCCGTGGCGAAGCTCACCAAGCGCAGTGCTCGTCAGGAGACGGGGCTCTTCCTGCTCGAGGGGCCGCAGGCCGCCCGGGAGGTGCTGGCGTACCGGCCGGACACAGTCGTCGATCTCTACGCCACGCCGACTGCGCTGGAGAAGCACGCCGAGATCCGGGATGCCGCGCGTGAGGCCGGCATCGAGGTGTCTTTCGCCAGCGAAGCCGTTCTCGACGCGATGGCCGACACGGTCACTCCGCAGGGGATCGTCGCCGTCGCCCGGCAGACCCCCACCTCGGTGCGCGATGTCTTCGCCGCGGGACCCCGACTGCTCGCCATCTGCGAGGAGGTGCGCGATCCGGGCAACCTCGGCACGATCATCCGCGCCGCCGACGCGGTCGGAGCCGATGCGGTCATCCTCACCGGTCGCACCGTCGACCCCTACAACCCGAAAGTGGTCCGGGCGAGCACCGGATCGCTGTTCCACCTTCCCGTGGCCGTGGGCGTCGACCTCGTCTCCACCGTCGAACGCGCGCGGGCGGCGGGGGTTCGCGTGGTCGCGGCGGATGTCGGGGGAGAGGACTTCCTCGCCCATCGCCCATCGCTGGCAGAGCCCACGGCATGGCTGTTCGGCAACGAGGCGAGGGGGCTCGAACCCGACGCCCTCGCCCTCGCGGACCTGTCGCTGCGTCTGCCGATCTACGGTGCCGCGGAGTCGCTGAACCTCGCCACGGCCGCGAGCGTATGCCTGTACGAGACCGCGTTCGCGCAGCGCGCCGTGCTCGCGCAGGGCTGA